The Linepithema humile isolate Giens D197 chromosome 7, Lhum_UNIL_v1.0, whole genome shotgun sequence genome has a window encoding:
- the CdGAPr gene encoding GTPase-activating protein CdGAPr, with translation MPGPSTQDRPRAHRLTDIESQTAKNFGGNRMDDFSTPVTSGSNMGSIARFPKLDECAHFHYEHVELGTLEVSINEGSNDSESYAVRITSGDACWTLQRSYDNFVMFDKQLHRCIFDRKFSSLTKLPEIRPKNTCDILKDYLRRFSQLNHEGLNCGPVLNWLQLDNRGRRILVPESDSCPINTPAVAAAYAVRPYTAQAQDEISFQVGDMISVIDMPPAGESTWWRGKHGFAVGFFPAECVAVIGDKVPRHLTVSTTVRSRLPVKPVLRKHGKLIAFFRSFILNRPSRRRLKQSGILRERVFGCDLGEHLLNSGQDVPTVLTCCAEFIEKHGLVDGIYRLSGVTSNIQKLRNAFDEDRVPALHSDESILQDIHSVASLLKMYFRELPNPLCTYQLYSTFVNAVQASSDAERLRRMRDAVRKLPPPHYRTLEYLMRHLVRVAARGTETGMTPRNVAIVWAPNLLRCKELEVGGVAALQGVGVQAVVTEFLVCYAELIFGDGPVGRPKSLAITTSTRLLTLEEARNRSFRGEPDYIEVGAGPAGLPLRYHTVIELPRKRNGSKRSPSLNWRALFGRGAVGKARQIGTPPQAETVSSSLNSLRRLRPVKSADSLDGEDSLGPLLGGPPPARTCGHSRSVSHDSYFDHLADAPNASSPLDLSEIQLNFDLEEREMRMLSEEESGGGVASIEASPRRQRAEGSQCITASGGSKRKRSRLEERLQCDVELRFIDSQSPDQIMVTTSADIHNIETPSPLPTPGYLPLLSEASTPLTPPTLQGTSHSTSPIPANSPRISFRSFTLPLEIGDENSKLKETSGLSSEKLSDRSHRLSINLEDRSRGLESCERTYDGGRAQLHDRSVTASLSDAENQVTTQSSAVASIFNDTEMTSSNRTLSSLCVETESGGIHISRKDTTDESTSHSIEISSKSYDEKEVADDMAKECDESADPPSKLAATVDLLRLPSSTTTDLDSPMSCEQTLQELQESGFVICDSSDKVFANTENPRATSSANDSGDWVIIGGTATGSLTTPMSDAVSPNDSFLESGANPTTSGNVSGKSLELTLASNNTNTFCIEVGDAKSLTGNRISTQESEEMMLDVIDTKKYANREDERQVADSQASFDLMNKDNLVDDAHAQLRDQENGNRYSCTTTNVNSSQETNVREHAQQVHACYIEADNANIFGTNRNEVREEKEIFRETEIFENYHRLSRGTSPRFSGRSEEKQETSVSVTLDDHDNDHCSNGLTKKCQSFGYNNSQRQQTNTQQIRKCASKRNEESPKYANLQANQIRGNIEVRIPSENAAEPCEVAHAPEGTSELMERALDTSGTFSNVSSPRVDDAVVLRDTAAILQELALQRLSGGAVGSDVSVSTRRKYENETARDRKSFDSEIGREIVRERKMRQELDYARGKSEESQHLPPCLRARHARATRATLSRSLDEAKFNRMTGEMPLSVKQASGRSEDAQHCSTPNVGSGSSTCSSASEKIQLKNLGGLDLGDPLCRERIEKYKEERRTFLRDKYRSESFRGVSPKTEDDGEQALLTRLKARASRPSLH, from the exons ATGCCTGGACCATCGACGCAAGACAGACCCCGTGCTCATCGGCTCACGGATATCGAGTCTCAAACTGCGAAG AACTTTGGTGGCAATCGAATGGACGACTTCAGCACGCCCGTTACTTCTGGCAGCAATATGGGTAGTATCGCGCGCTTTCCAAAACTCGACGAATGTGCCCATTTTCACTACGAACACGTCGAGCTCGGTACTTTGGAG GTATCCATCAATGAAGGTTCCAATGACTCGGAGAGCTACGCCGTTCGAATAACATCCGGAGATGCGTGCTGGACGCTACAGAGATCTTACGACAACTTCGTCATGTTTGATAAGCAACTGCATCGCTGTATATTTGAcagaaaattttcttctttaacgAAGCTTCCAGAAATTCGGCCAAAAAATACCTGTGATATACTGAAGGATTACTTGAGACGATTTTCGCAATTGAATCACGAAGGCCTAAACTGTGGACCAGTGTTGAACTGGTTGCAGCTCGACAACAGAGGGAGAAGGATTCTGGTGCCGGAATCAGATTCCTGTCCTATAAACACTCCAGCCGTCGCCGCGGCCTATGCAGTGAGACCGTACACTGCCCAAGCGCAAGATGAAATTTCCTTTCAG GTGGGCGACATGATATCCGTTATAGACATGCCTCCTGCGGGGGAGAGTACCTGGTGGCGTGGAAAGCATGGATTCGCAGTTGGATTTTTCCCAGCTGAATGCGTCGCTGTAATCGGAGACAAAGTGCCACGTCATTTGACAGTTTCAACGACAGTCAGATCCAGATTGCCAGTGAAGCCCGTGCTTCGTAAACACGGCAAGCTAATCGCCTTCTTTAGATCTTTCATATTAAATCGGCCTTCTAGGAGAAGATTGAAGCAATCAGGTATATTGCGAGAGCGCGTGTTTGGTTGCGACTTGGGAGAGCATCTACTAAATTCTGGCCAAGACG TACCCACCGTTCTCACGTGCTGCGCGGAATTCATAGAGAAACATGGTCTAGTCGACGGTATATATCGTCTAAGCGGTGTGACATCCAACATTCAAAAACTGCGGAACGCGTTTGACGAAGATCGAGTGCCAGCGCTGCACTCCGACGAAAGTATTCTGCAAGACATTCACTCTGTAGCGTCGCTATTAAAGATGTACTTCAGAGAGCTGCCGAATCCACTGTGCACGTACCAACTTTACTCCACCTTCGTCAATGCGGTTCAAGCTAGCAGCGACGCCGAAAGATTGAGGCGTATGAGAGACGCCGTTAGAAAGTTACCACCACCTCATTACAG AACACTGGAATATCTAATGCGTCATCTGGTGAGGGTAGCCGCACGTGGCACGGAAACTGGCATGACACCGCGTAACGTGGCCATCGTCTGGGCGCCGAATCTCTTGAGATGCAAGGAGCTGGAAGTGGGCGGCGTAGCCGCGCTCCAAGGCGTCGGAGTCCAGGCGGTGGTGACGGAATTTCTAGTCTGTTATGCAGAACTGATATTCGGGGATGGTCCTGTCGGGAGGCCAAAATCTTTGGCGATCACCACGTCTACGCGACTGCTCACTCTGGAAGAGGCGCGCAACAGAAGCTTCAGGGGCGAACCGGATTATATCGAAGTAGGGGCAGGTCCTGCCGGTTTACCGCTGCGCTATCACACGGTCATAGAACTGCCGCGCAAGAGAAATGGCTCGAAACGATCGCCCTCGTTGAATTGGAGGGCGTTATTCGGCAGAGGGGCCGTGGGAAAAGCGAGACAGATCGGTACACCGCCCCAGGCGGAAACAGTGTCAAGTTCCTTAAACTCTCTGCGACGGCTGAGACCGGTGAAAAGCGCCGACAGCTTGGACGGCGAAGATAGCCTGGGCCCGCTCTTGGGCGGACCACCTCCCGCCAGAACATGCGGTCACAGCCGATCCGTTTCGCACGATTCATATTTCGATCATTTGGCCGACGCGCCCAATGCCTCTTCGCCGTTGGATCTCTCGGAAATACAGCTCAATTTCGATTTGGAAGAACGAGAGATGAGGATGCTTTCAGAAGAGGAAAGCGGCGGCGGAGTGGCGTCGATAGAGGCGTCGCCGCGTCGGCAAAGGGCCGAGGGGAGTCAGTGTATCACTGCTAGTGGCGGATCCAAGAGGAAACGATCTCGTTTAGAAGAAAGACTGCAGTGCGATGTCGAGCTGCGCTTCATAGATAGCCAAAGTCCTGATCAG ATTATGGTAACGACAAGTGCGGATATTCACAACATCGAGACGCCATCTCCGTTGCCAACGCCAGGCTACTTGCCGCTGTTGTCGGAGGCTTCCACACCGCTAACGCCGCCTACGTTGCAGGGCACGTCCCATTCCACGTCGCCGATACCAGCTAATAGTCCCCGAATAAGTTTCCGAAGTTTCACCTTGCCGTTGGAGATCGGCGATGAGAACAGCAAATTGAAGGAAACCAGCGGATTGTCTTCTGAAAAATTGTCCGATCGCAGCCATAGATTATCTATAAACTTAGAGGACCGGTCGAGGGGATTAGAATCGTGTGAAAGAACTTACGACGGCGGACGCGCACAATTGCATGACAGAAGTGTAACCGCGTCACTTTCGGACGCTGAAAATCAGGTCACAACTCAGTCGAGTGCAGTCGCTTCGATTTTCAACGACACGGAGATGACGTCGTCCAACAGAACGTTATCGTCTTTGTGCGTGGAAACCGAATCTGGCGGTATTCATATATCTCGCAAGGACACGACGGACGAATCGACTTCGCATTCCATAGAAATCTCGTCCAAGTCTTACGATGAGAAAGAAGTCGCGGACGATATGGCTAAAGAATGCGACGAGTCTGCCGATCCACCGAGTAAGCTTGCCGCTACAGTCGATTTGCTGAGACTGCCATCGTCCACCACGACCGATCTCGATTCTCCAATGTCGTGCGAGCAAACTCTGCAAGAGTTACAGGAATCCGGATTTGTAATCTGTGATAGTTCCGATAAAGTATTTGCCAATACGGAAAATCCGCGCGCGACGAGCAGCGCCAACGATTCCGGCGACTGGGTGATCATCGGCGGCACGGCGACCGGTTCTCTCACAACACCGATGAGCGACGCGGTTAGTCCCAACGATTCCTTTCTGGAAAGTGGCGCAAATCCAACGACGTCAGGAAACGTCTCTGGGAAATCATTAGAGCTCACATTAGCTTCAAACAATACGAATACATTTTGCATCGAAGTCGGCGACGCGAAATCATTGACGGGGAATCGTATATCGACGCAGGAGAGCGAAGAGATGATGCTCGATGTTATTGACACGAAGAAGTATGCGAATCGCGAAGACGAACGGCAAGTAGCCGATTCGCAAGCCAGTTTCGATCTCATGAATAAAGATAATCTCGTGGACGACGCCCATGCGCAACTGCGCGATCAAGAGAACGGCAATCGATACTCGTGCACGACGACTAATGTTAATTCGAGTCAAGAGACCAACGTGAGAGAGCACGCGCAGCAGGTTCACGCGTGTTACATCGAGGCGGACAACGCGAATATATTTGGTACAAATCGGAACGAAGTGCGCGAGGAAAAGGAGATATTTAGAGAAACGGAAATTTTCGAGAATTATCACCGTCTGTCGAGGGGCACGTCTCCGAGATTCTCCGGTAGATCCGAAGAGAAGCAGGAAACGAGCGTCTCCGTAACGCTGGACGATCACGACAACGATCATTGTTCGAACGGACTGACAAAAAAGTGCCAAAGTTTCGGATACAATAATTCGCAGAGACAGCAGACTAATACGCAACAAATACGTAAATGCGCTTCCAAACGTAATGAGGAGAGTCCCAAGTACGCCAACCTCCAAGCTAATCAAATACGAGGTAACATCGAGGTAAGAATCCCGTCGGAGAATGCGGCTGAACCGTGCGAGGTAGCGCACGCGCCGGAAGGAACATCGGAACTAATGGAACGGGCGTTAGACACGTCGGGCACATTTTCCAACGTCTCGTCTCCCAGAGTCGACGACGCGGTGGTTTTACGCGACACCGCAGCCATCCTGCAGGAACTAGCTTTACAACGATTGTCCGGAGGCGCTGTGGGCAGCGACGTGTCTGTGTCCACAAGAAGAAAGTACGAAAACGAAACGGCAAGGGATAGAAAGAGTTTTGATTCGGAAATCGGCAGAGAGATCGTTCGAGAAAGGAAGATGAGACAAGAATTAGATTATGCGAGGGGTAAATCCGAGGAGTCGCAACATTTACCGCCTTGTTTACGGGCGCGTCACGCGAGAGCGACTCGCGCGACGCTGAGTCGATCCCTAGACGAAGCCAAGTTTAACCGGATGACGGGGGAAATGCCATTGTCGGTGAAACAAGCGTCCGGTAGATCCGAAGATGCGCAGCATTGCTCTACGCCTAACGTCGGCAGCGGCTCCAGCACCTGCTCGAGCGCTTCCGAAAAGATTCAATTGAAGAATCTCGGTGGCCTAGATTTGGGAGACCCGCTGTGTCGAGAGAGAATCGAAAAGtacaaagaagaaagaagaacgTTCCTGAGGGACAAATATCGATCGGAGAGCTTTCGCGGAGTTTCACCGAAAACGGAAGACGACGGTGAACAGGCGTTATTAACCAGGTTGAAAGCAAGAGCTTCGAGACCTTCTCTTCATTGA
- the LOC105678585 gene encoding leucine-rich repeat neuronal protein 2 yields the protein MDFRVSVFLLAIFFLVKCENTVNITVSDSNAIKTEISVTTPASLCTVCTCTDVFVNCSSRNLKNHFTNIQWPNTTIKEILFEHNDLVHVTSFPKIIVEKLILRNNKISVIDYHAFKELVNLTELDLSHNQLTSERLQPHVFEGKFSPVAYEPLSNLRVLNLAGNILHWLHQSVFEHLVGIKVLNLSGNPFGVIDYRTSIAISSLSYLEELDISYCGLKDLPNFQFHNSKYLKRLDLTNNELTVLPRALEDAKALEYLRLDANPIRVIDRTNACPNLTNLKELSLREMPSLTEIGNGGLSALTGLENLYVQNCEKLEKIDEYAIASKTAEGTIWPPLKILNLESNALQYLPMLLVGRWDNLEELHLKHNQWSCDCRNQYLIGTVLQQNGKKLMGAEVSELTCSAPPELAEEELISLTDRHLRCLDLYDARPEKDAAILVGVLIGLLLAIPVGMALFAFWRRGFIFCGSQGPATFSRAFYKRASNDDEI from the exons ATGGATTTCCGAGTGTCGGTGTTTTTACTCGCAATATTCTTTCTTGTAAAGTGTGAAAATACCGTAAATATCACAGTTTCAGATTCAAACGCGATTAAAACGGAAATCTCTGTAACAACACCAGCAAGTTTATGTACCGTGTGTACTTGTACAG ATGTCTTCGTGAACTGCAGTAGccggaatttaaaaaatcacttCACAAATATTCAATGGCCAAATACGACgatcaaagaaattttatttgagcATAACGATTTAGTGCACGTTACATCTTTCCCAAAAATAATCGTCGAGAAATTAATTCtgcgaaataataaaatctctgTAATCGATTATCACGCCTTCAAGGAACTTGTTAATCTTACCGAATTGGACTTGAGTCATAATCAGTTGACGTCGGAACGCCTACAGCCACATGTTTTCGAG GGTAAATTCTCGCCAGTAGCGTACGAGCCTTTGTCAAATTTGAGAGTTTTGAACCTGGCTGGTAACATACTCCACTGGTTACATCAAAGTGTGTTTGAGCATCTTGTCGGCATTAAGGTGTTGAATCTCTCCGGAAATCCCTTTGGCGTAATCGACTATCGTACATCCATAGCGATCAGTAGCTTATCATACTTGGAGGAATTAGATATCAGTTATTGCGGATTAAAGGACCTgccaaattttcaatttcacaaTTCCAA atatttaaaaagattggaCTTGACTAACAATGAGCTCACAGTTTTGCCCAGAGCCTTGGAAGATGCCAAGGCCTTGGAGTATCTTCGTTTAGATGCCAATCCGATACGCGTTATCGATCGCACGAACGCTTGTCCAAACTTGACGAATCTGAAGGAACTCAGTCTACGCGAAATGCCGAGTTTGACAGAAATTGGGAACGGCGGCTTGTCGGCGTTAACTGGCCTGGAGAACCTCTACGTGCAAAATTGCGAGAAATTGGAAAAGATAGATGAGTACGCGATAGCGAGCAAG ACTGCGGAGGGCACGATATGGCCGCCATTGAAAATACTGAATCTAGAGTCCAACGCTCTCCAATATTTACCGATGTTGCTCGTTGGAAGATGGGACAATCTCGAAGAGTTGCACCTGAAGCACAACCAGTGGAGCTGCGATTGCCGTAATCAATATCTA ATCGGAACCGTGTTGCAGCAAAACGGCAAGAAGTTAATGGGAGCCGAAGTCAGCGAGCTCACCTGTTCCGCGCCGCCGGAACTCGCGGAAGAAGAGCTCATATCTTTGACCGATCGGCACCTACGCTGCTTGGATTTGTACGACGCGAGACCGGAAAAGGACGCCGCGATACTCGTCGGCGTGCTGATCGGTTTGCTCCTCGCCATTCCGGTCGGCATGGCGCTCTTCGCCTTCTGGCGACGCGGTTTCATCTTCTGCGGCTCGCAAGGTCCTGCCACCTTTTCCCGTGCCTTCTACAAGCGCGCGTCCAACGATGACGAGATTTAA
- the LOC105678576 gene encoding homeobox protein PKNOX2-like isoform X2, translating into MQEGNTAVALAMVTPGYDQDPASGVADYTTHQDQAQFEADKRAVYKHPLFPLLALLFERCEQATQSSDNSTSESFNMDIQAFVQHQERDRKPFLINDPEIDGLMIKAIQVLRIHLLELEKVQELCKDFCNRYITCLKGKMQSENLLRSDYSHHGHDMGPSSGSNGSSPLQVLSSTGNDVESGANGFRVSRGDSVAENDGANLLAREESINHDQPSSVRSSSAVQRSGKSTSQDHDDPLSPSAVHGSTPLSQIGAHGCVPANDMYLGQDDSVDYLQTISDRIYLEEAGYWGLIALREREKEYADVASANNEKYFDITVAGSPSPAASEDEDESVSNTASNHGGSHRSSHGSARKGRQKRGVLPKHATGIMRTWLFQHLVHPYPTEDEKRQIASQTNLTLLQVNNWFINARRRILQPMLDGAGADATSRAGKRHKVSKHAVQQQAAQQQQQTDWQSEDSASDSGSSDGEGGAARSKDGNDSDEDDLH; encoded by the exons ATGCAAGAAGGCAACACCGCCGTTGCGCTAGCGATGGTGACTCCTGGGTACGATCAAGACCCTGCGAGCGGGGTTGCGGACTACACGACTCATCAGGATCAAGCGCAATTCGAAGCTGACAAAAGAGCTGTATATAAGCATCCACTCTTCCCGTTACTGGCGTTACTCTTCGAAAGATGCGAGCAGGCGACTCAGAGCTCGGACAACTCCACGTCCGAAAGCTTCAACATGGATATACAGGCTTTCGTCCAACACCAAGAAAGAGACCGAAAGCCTTTCCTAATCAATGACCCCGAGATTGACGGTTTG ATGATCAAGGCGATACAGGTGCTGCGCATTCACCTCCTGGAATTGGAGAAGGTACAAGAGCTGTGCAAAGACTTTTGCAACAGGTATATTACGTGTTTGAAAGGCAAGATGCAAAGCGAAAACTTGCTACGCAGCGACTACAGCCACCATGGACACGACATGGGTCCGTCGAGTGGAAGCAATGGCAGCAGTCCGTTGCAG GTGCTGTCATCTACAGGCAATGATGTTGAGTCGGGAGCTAACGGATTCAGAGTGAGCCGAGGGGATTCCGTGGCGGAGAACGACGGCGCAAATTTGCTTGCGCGAGAAGAGAGCATTAATCATGATCAACCGTCGTCGGTCCGATCGTCTTCTGCCGTCCAGCGCTCGGGCAAATCCACTAGCCAAGACCACGACGATCCCCTCTCACCGTCCGCGGTACATGGAAGCACGCCTCTCTCGCAAATCGGGGCACATGGATGCGTCCCGGCTAACGACATGTATCTTGGCCAAG ATGACAGTGTCGACTATCTGCAGACTATCTCCGACAGAATATACTTGGAAGAAGCTGGATACTGGGGACTTATCGCGTTGCGAGAGCGAGAAAAAGAATACGCAGACGTTGCAAGCGCTAACAATGAAAAGTATTTCG ATATTACTGTCGCAGGCTCACCTTCTCCCGCGGCGAGCGAAGACGAGGACGAAAGTGTCAGCAATACTGCTTCGAATCACGGTGGGAGTCATAGAAGTAGTCATGGTAGCGCTAGAAAGGGACGTCAGAAGCGGGGTGTCTTGCCTAAACACGCCACTGGCATTATGCGGACGTGGCTCTTTCAGCATTTAGTT CATCCTTACCCCACCGAAGATGAAAAGCGTCAAATCGCCAGTCAAACAAATTTAACATTACTACAAGTAAACAATTGGTTTATCAATGCTCGTCGGCGAATTCTGCAGCCCATGCTGGACGGTGCGGGCGCAGATGCGACATCGCGTGCGGGGAAGCGTCATAAAGTTTCAAAACACGCTGTACAGCAACAAGCGGCTCAACAACAGCAACAAACGGACTGGCAGTCCGAAGATTCAGCAAGTGATTCAGGTTCTAGCGACGGTGAGGGAGGAGCTGCTAGATCGAAAGACGGTAACGATAGCGATGAAGATGATCTTCACTGA
- the LOC105678586 gene encoding homeobox protein LOX10-like, which produces MQSTCQQQQAQAGQNGTSASRTSFLIEDILSRGTVTPHSHHHPLHHQHLTSTSAHGQQHHQYQQFASLLPGYPAAPPAAAAFFLGPLFGSAGMGVGVVPGVGELAALKHCRRRKARTVFSDQQLAGLEARFEVQRYLSTPERVELAAALHLSETQVKTWFQNRRMKHKKQLRKLNTNSSSNSNSAQQSIAITSPAERPVDFSLSGGRESRASSDAPADSDDEDDDEIDVLGGETPSPTPTPTATPTPTPTPTPTPMPTSTSTSTSTALTPSSTRSGTLPPLSRRGTPPRILHTTIHPQSQPHPHQHPHSHSHSHPHSIGLHHQSQHGQHSAQRQYR; this is translated from the exons atgcagTCCACCTGCCAGCAGCAACAAGCTCAGGCAGGTCAAAACGGAACTTCCGCCAGCAGGACGTCGTTCCTCATTGAGGATATTCTTAGCCGCGGCACCGTCACCCCGCATTCCCACCACCATCCGTTACATCATCAGCATTTGACATCGACCTCCGCACACGGGCAGCAGCATCATCAGTATCAGCAATTCGCCAGTCTGCTTCCTGGCTATCCCGCGGCACCGCCCGCTGCCGCAGCTTTCTTTTTGGGCCCGCTTTTCGGTAGCGCCGGCATGGGGGTCGGTGTGGTGCCGGGTGTCGGAGAACTAGCAGCCTTGAAGCATTGTCGGCGGCGAAAGGCTCGAACC GTGTTTAGCGATCAACAACTGGCAGGTTTGGAGGCAAGGTTTGAAGTACAAAGATATCTGAGCACGCCTGAGAGAGTAGAGCTCGCGGCTGCGTTACATTTGTCTGAAACCCAAGTGAAAACATGGTTCCAAAATCGGCGAATGAAGCATAAGAAGCAATTGAGGAAGTTAAATACGAACAGCAGTAGCAATTCCAATTCAGCGCAGCAATCGATCGCTATAACATCGCCCGCCG AACGACCCGTGGATTTTTCGCTGAGCGGCGGCCGCGAGTCCCGCGCGAGCAGCGACGCGCCCGCGGATtccgacgacgaggacgacgacgagaTCGACGTGCTAGGCGGCGAAACACCGTCGCCGACTCCGACGCCGACGGCAACGCCGACGCCGACTccgacgccgacgccgacgccgatgccgacgtcgacgtcgacgtcaaCGTCGACGGCTCTGACACCGTCGTCGACGCGAAGCGGTACTTTGCCGCCTCTATCCAGACGCGGCACGCCACCGAGGATTCTCCACACGACGATTCATCCGCAGTCGCAGCCGCATCCGCATCAGCATCCGCATTCGCACTCTCACTCGCACCCACATTCGATCGGCCTGCACCATCAATCGCAACACGGCCAGCATTCCGCCCAACGTCAATATCGCTGA
- the LOC105678576 gene encoding homeobox protein PKNOX2-like isoform X1 — translation MQEGNTAVALAMVTPGYDQDPASGVADYTTHQDQAQFEADKRAVYKHPLFPLLALLFERCEQATQSSDNSTSESFNMDIQAFVQHQERDRKPFLINDPEIDGLMIKAIQVLRIHLLELEKVQELCKDFCNRYITCLKGKMQSENLLRSDYSHHGHDMGPSSGSNGSSPLQVLSSTGNDVESGANGFRVSRGDSVAENDGANLLAREESINHDQPSSVRSSSAVQRSGKSTSQDHDDPLSPSAVHGSTPLSQIGAHGCVPANDMYLGQDITVAGSPSPAASEDEDESVSNTASNHGGSHRSSHGSARKGRQKRGVLPKHATGIMRTWLFQHLVHPYPTEDEKRQIASQTNLTLLQVNNWFINARRRILQPMLDGAGADATSRAGKRHKVSKHAVQQQAAQQQQQTDWQSEDSASDSGSSDGEGGAARSKDGNDSDEDDLH, via the exons ATGCAAGAAGGCAACACCGCCGTTGCGCTAGCGATGGTGACTCCTGGGTACGATCAAGACCCTGCGAGCGGGGTTGCGGACTACACGACTCATCAGGATCAAGCGCAATTCGAAGCTGACAAAAGAGCTGTATATAAGCATCCACTCTTCCCGTTACTGGCGTTACTCTTCGAAAGATGCGAGCAGGCGACTCAGAGCTCGGACAACTCCACGTCCGAAAGCTTCAACATGGATATACAGGCTTTCGTCCAACACCAAGAAAGAGACCGAAAGCCTTTCCTAATCAATGACCCCGAGATTGACGGTTTG ATGATCAAGGCGATACAGGTGCTGCGCATTCACCTCCTGGAATTGGAGAAGGTACAAGAGCTGTGCAAAGACTTTTGCAACAGGTATATTACGTGTTTGAAAGGCAAGATGCAAAGCGAAAACTTGCTACGCAGCGACTACAGCCACCATGGACACGACATGGGTCCGTCGAGTGGAAGCAATGGCAGCAGTCCGTTGCAG GTGCTGTCATCTACAGGCAATGATGTTGAGTCGGGAGCTAACGGATTCAGAGTGAGCCGAGGGGATTCCGTGGCGGAGAACGACGGCGCAAATTTGCTTGCGCGAGAAGAGAGCATTAATCATGATCAACCGTCGTCGGTCCGATCGTCTTCTGCCGTCCAGCGCTCGGGCAAATCCACTAGCCAAGACCACGACGATCCCCTCTCACCGTCCGCGGTACATGGAAGCACGCCTCTCTCGCAAATCGGGGCACATGGATGCGTCCCGGCTAACGACATGTATCTTGGCCAAG ATATTACTGTCGCAGGCTCACCTTCTCCCGCGGCGAGCGAAGACGAGGACGAAAGTGTCAGCAATACTGCTTCGAATCACGGTGGGAGTCATAGAAGTAGTCATGGTAGCGCTAGAAAGGGACGTCAGAAGCGGGGTGTCTTGCCTAAACACGCCACTGGCATTATGCGGACGTGGCTCTTTCAGCATTTAGTT CATCCTTACCCCACCGAAGATGAAAAGCGTCAAATCGCCAGTCAAACAAATTTAACATTACTACAAGTAAACAATTGGTTTATCAATGCTCGTCGGCGAATTCTGCAGCCCATGCTGGACGGTGCGGGCGCAGATGCGACATCGCGTGCGGGGAAGCGTCATAAAGTTTCAAAACACGCTGTACAGCAACAAGCGGCTCAACAACAGCAACAAACGGACTGGCAGTCCGAAGATTCAGCAAGTGATTCAGGTTCTAGCGACGGTGAGGGAGGAGCTGCTAGATCGAAAGACGGTAACGATAGCGATGAAGATGATCTTCACTGA